The genomic interval CGATCCTGAGGTATTTCAACCCTATTGGCGCCCATAAAAGTGGTCGAATTGGAGAAAATCCAAATGGAGTGCCAAACAACTTAATGCCTTACATATCGCAGGTAGCTGTTGGCAAGCTTAAGCAGTTACATGTGTTTGGAAATGATTATCCAACTGTGGATGGCACTGGAGTGAGAGACTACATTCATGTAGTAGATCTAGCAAAGGGGCATGTAAAGGCACTGGAAAACATGAGTAGAAAATCAAATGTGAATATATATAATCTTGGCACTGGAAATGGCTACAGTGTGTTAGAGATGATTGCAGCCTTCGAGAAGGTAACTGGGCAAAGCATTCCATACGAGGTCGTTAACCGCAGACCTGGCGATATTGCTGTTTGTTATGCAGATACGTTGAAGGCAAATGTAGAATTGAATTGGTTTGCAACAAAAGGAATAGAAGAAATGTGCAGCGATACGTGGAGATGGCAATTTTCAAATCCGAATGGATATGAAGAAGATACACTGTTGAAATCTGAACTTGCAGCAAAATAATATACCGGATAGCTCTGTTAATGAAGCAACATTTTAGAGCTCCTAATTTGATCTAGCGGGCTCTATTTCCTTCCCCCGCTCCCTTTAACAATCGTTAAATAAATTCGACAAAAAATGTAATTATCTTTCATTTTTGTGAGACAGGAAGCGACAGCATACGCAATTAGAGTGATTTATAATACATCTATAAACGAATGACAAGCATAGGGAGACGTTGAAATGCGTTTAGTATCTGGGCACCTTAAACGCATGGAGTCAGTGGTGCAACCGTCCCAAATTGAATGGGGGACATGGGAAAATGGTACTTACAAAATCAGAGGATAATCAGGATTTAGATATGGAATGGGTAGCATTAATCATGAATGCACGTTCTTTGGGGTTTAGCAAGGAAGATGTTAGAAAGGTATTACTATGTCTTGAAGAAAGCAAGAAAGATGATATACAAGAAACAGCCGTATAAAAGAAAATAAAGCGCTACTCGCGCTTTATTTTCCATTTATTGAATTCTAAAAATTCTTTAAATTGATCTTTGCTTACGCCAGAAGCCATTGCTTCTCGAACTAGATCGGCCCACTCGGTGTCTAGATTGCTTGTTTTACGATCATTATTTTCATCGCTATTTAAAAATTCTTCAACCGTTACGTTTAATACTGCGCCTACCTTTTCGAGAAATTGAATCGAAGGATTTTGCTGGAGCCCTCGTTCAATAGAGCTTAAGTAAGATTTTGCGACGCCTGCCCGTTGCGACAACTCCGTTAGGGATAGGCCTTTTCTCTTGCGCAGCATCTGAATACGTTCTCCGATCATAGCAAACTCCCCCGTTATCTCTTCGTTGTAGACTAACACTATTATAACGAATAATTCTTAATTGCGAAAGCTTGTAAGTTTTAACGAATAAAAAATAAAATGACGTCTAAATTAGAAAAAAATAAGGTTAAACCCATTTCGAAATGTTGTTCTTATAAAAGAACGATGTTTCGTTTTATTTTGTGATATTTTGGTGAAAAAACGATTGACAACGTCCGTTTTCAAGTGTATTATTCAAATATGTTCTTTATTAAGAACTAAAAGACATTCAATGATGCTCGCATCTCGTTCGATTGAAGAACACGCTGGCTATCTAAATCGGAGGCACGAATGAGCGCAATAGCAGTCGTTTATGAAGTTGATCAGACAGCCCATGTGTTAGATCAGGGGAATAGACTGATGCAGCAATTATCGCGGTTTCCTTGCAATACAGCTCAAGCATGGAATAAGAACAATGTGTTTGTTGGATGCCATAATCAATGGATTACACCAGAGTCTGTCGGGGAATGCAATCCCTATTATGATTCAGAAAGACGTTTAGTCATAAGTGCCGATGCAATTATAGATAACCGTAATGAATTATTTGAATCACTAAACGTACACCTTGATCGTAGAATGCAAATGACTGATGCAGAGCTCATTTTACTCTCCTATGCAAAATGGGGTGTTGAATCACCCAAGTATCTAATCGGTGATTTTGCTTTTGTAATATGGGATGAAAGAGAGCAAAGAGTATTTGCTGCTAGAGATTTTTCTGGTTGCAGAACTTTGTATTATCACTGGAATGGAAATCGGTTAGCGATGTGTACGACGATGAAACCACTGTTAGAGCTGCCAGATGTTCATAAACGTCTGAATGAGCAATGGATGGCACAGTTTTTAGCTATCAGCACAGTAATTGATGTTGTTGACGTTACACAAAATGTGTATAAGGATATTTTGCAATTGCCGCCATCTCATTGCATGACATTGGTTAATGGTCAAGTAAAGGTCATGCGATATTTTAAGCTAACGGCAAATAAGAAACTTCGCTTCAAAACGGACGAACAATATGTTGAAGCATTCAGGGATGTATTTCAACAGTCAGTAAATGCACGATTGCGCACTTACAAACAAATAGGTTCACAATTAAGTGGGGGGTTGGATTCAGGAGCAGTAGTTAGTTTTGCAGTTAAAGCCCTTCGTCCAATAAATAAAGAAATACATACATTCAGTTATGTTCCTCCAAGCGATTTTGACGATTATACCTCTCGTCAAACGATTGCTAATGAATCACCCTATATTAATTCAACTGTCCAGTATGTTGGTGGGTTTCAAGCGAACTATCTTGACTTTAAAGATAGAAATTCGTTTTCAGATATTGATCCATTTCTGGAGACATTAGAAATGCCTTATAAATTTTTTGAGAACTCTTTTTGGATAAGAGGCATATTCGAACAAGCTGCGGCGAAAGACATTGGCATATTACTAACAGGTGCGCGAGGTAACTTGTCCATTTCTTGGGGTGATGCCCTCGAAAACTACTCTCGTCTCTTAAAACGTTTCAGATGGATTCATTTACATAACGAAGTAAAGGCATTTAGCAGAAATATGGGGACTGGGCGTGGACGAGTATTTTCTGTTTTGAGTAAAATGGCTTTTCCAGCACTTAGCAGATTACATATCAATCAAGAGCCTTCTATTGGACCTATTATAAATAGCGATTTTGCAACGAAAACTAAAGTTTTTGATCAACTTCGCGAGCATGGAATGGACCAGACAGGTTGGCTAGTCGAGCAGAACATTTATAAAATAAGAAGAGAACATTTTGAGAATCCATTATACTGGAATGCTACCAATACAGTTACATCAAAATTTTCGTTACCTAATGCTTTATGGAGTCGTGATCCGTCAAATGATAGTAGAGTTATCCAGTTTTGCTTATCGGTACCAGAGGATCAATATGTTCATAAGGGATTAGATCGAGCTCTTATTCGAAGAGCAACTGAAAATTATTTACCGGATGACGTAAGGCTCAACCAGCGTGTTCGCGGCGTTCAGGGTTTGGATTGGCTTCATCGTATAAGACCAGATTGGCATTTGTTTATCGAAGAGGCAGAGTCTATGAGCAAAGATGATAGAATGATGTCTCTTGTAGATGGCAACCTGGTTAAAGGAGCATTGTTACGTTTTAAAAAAAAGGCGGATTCAAATCTAGCAGAGGATGAAGGTTTGCGAGCCCTTATGAGAAGTGTAATTGTGTATCGATTCCTTAAACGACATTTTTAACCATCTACTCATAGCATCACTCTAATTTACTAGGAAAGCTAGATTGGTTTCATGGATACAAAAGTGATAAACATCATTAAGGAGGTGATACATATGTCAAAGAAGCAATGGATCAAGCCAGAACTACAAGTTCTGGAAGTCAAAATGACTGAAGCTAGTCCTAAAGTGGGTACTCGTTTGGATGCAACATTCCCAACTGGAACTCCCGTTCCAGACCTCCGTTATAGCTAATCGCAATTGTGTAAGTTAAACTTCAAGCCCTTGTATGTTTGTTATATAAGGGCTTGAATGTTAATTATCTTTTTATGGAGTGGATGTCTGTTGATTACAAAGGTCAGGGAAGGTTATAAAGCATTTGGTTTGAACATATCTAGTGAAATTCCATTTCCTGAACTACTTAGGATGAATGATCTTCAAGTGTGTAATGATGTTGAAGTTGTGATAGACCCCAGCTTTAAGGAAGCGTTTAATTTATCGCCTTATGAAGTTATTGTTGATGGAGAAGCAGTAACGATGAGACTACCTGATGCCGGTGTTTTTAGTATTCAAAATGGCAATAAGATCATTGTGTCTCCATGCGCTGAAGCAGACGAGGATGTAATTCGATTGTACCTTCTTGGTACCTGTATGGGGATCATACTTATACAAAGATCGATTTATCCACTTCATGGGAGTGCAGTTGTTATTAATGGTAATGCCTATGCTTTTATAGGTGAATCAGGGGCCGGCAAGTCAACCCTCGCTTCTGCTTTTGTAGGACGGGGACATAAGCTTGTAACAGATGATATTGTTCCTATTTCATTCTTACCAGCAGAGCATCGCCCTATTGTTACTCCCTCCTATCCGCAGCAGAAGCTATGGCAGCAGAGCTTGGATGCTTTCGGAATGAATAACGCTGAGCTTCGTTCCATTCATGGTCGGGAAACGAAGTACTGCATCTC from Paenibacillus sp. FSL K6-3182 carries:
- the galE gene encoding UDP-glucose 4-epimerase GalE — translated: MAILVTGGAGYIGSHTCIELLEAGYELVVVDNFSNSSYIALERVKEITNKSFTFYQMDLMDQKGLEHVFSNHAIDAVIHFAGLKAVGESVQMPLSYYHTNITSTLILCGVMKKFGVQKLVFSSSATVYGRPEHVPIIEDSPLSATNPYGRTKLMLEQILLDLASSDNSWGITILRYFNPIGAHKSGRIGENPNGVPNNLMPYISQVAVGKLKQLHVFGNDYPTVDGTGVRDYIHVVDLAKGHVKALENMSRKSNVNIYNLGTGNGYSVLEMIAAFEKVTGQSIPYEVVNRRPGDIAVCYADTLKANVELNWFATKGIEEMCSDTWRWQFSNPNGYEEDTLLKSELAAK
- a CDS encoding anti-repressor SinI family protein, whose protein sequence is MVLTKSEDNQDLDMEWVALIMNARSLGFSKEDVRKVLLCLEESKKDDIQETAV
- a CDS encoding helix-turn-helix domain-containing protein gives rise to the protein MIGERIQMLRKRKGLSLTELSQRAGVAKSYLSSIERGLQQNPSIQFLEKVGAVLNVTVEEFLNSDENNDRKTSNLDTEWADLVREAMASGVSKDQFKEFLEFNKWKIKRE
- a CDS encoding asparagine synthase-related protein, translated to MSAIAVVYEVDQTAHVLDQGNRLMQQLSRFPCNTAQAWNKNNVFVGCHNQWITPESVGECNPYYDSERRLVISADAIIDNRNELFESLNVHLDRRMQMTDAELILLSYAKWGVESPKYLIGDFAFVIWDEREQRVFAARDFSGCRTLYYHWNGNRLAMCTTMKPLLELPDVHKRLNEQWMAQFLAISTVIDVVDVTQNVYKDILQLPPSHCMTLVNGQVKVMRYFKLTANKKLRFKTDEQYVEAFRDVFQQSVNARLRTYKQIGSQLSGGLDSGAVVSFAVKALRPINKEIHTFSYVPPSDFDDYTSRQTIANESPYINSTVQYVGGFQANYLDFKDRNSFSDIDPFLETLEMPYKFFENSFWIRGIFEQAAAKDIGILLTGARGNLSISWGDALENYSRLLKRFRWIHLHNEVKAFSRNMGTGRGRVFSVLSKMAFPALSRLHINQEPSIGPIINSDFATKTKVFDQLREHGMDQTGWLVEQNIYKIRREHFENPLYWNATNTVTSKFSLPNALWSRDPSNDSRVIQFCLSVPEDQYVHKGLDRALIRRATENYLPDDVRLNQRVRGVQGLDWLHRIRPDWHLFIEEAESMSKDDRMMSLVDGNLVKGALLRFKKKADSNLAEDEGLRALMRSVIVYRFLKRHF
- a CDS encoding paeninodin family lasso peptide, with the translated sequence MSKKQWIKPELQVLEVKMTEASPKVGTRLDATFPTGTPVPDLRYS
- a CDS encoding aldolase yields the protein MITKVREGYKAFGLNISSEIPFPELLRMNDLQVCNDVEVVIDPSFKEAFNLSPYEVIVDGEAVTMRLPDAGVFSIQNGNKIIVSPCAEADEDVIRLYLLGTCMGIILIQRSIYPLHGSAVVINGNAYAFIGESGAGKSTLASAFVGRGHKLVTDDIVPISFLPAEHRPIVTPSYPQQKLWQQSLDAFGMNNAELRSIHGRETKYCISVEDKYYTDPIPLAGIFLLEKSDVDGINIQAVKKLERLPLLFQHTYRHFLIPKMNLVSWHFGFSSKLGERLPIYHLRRSENEFSAPQLVDLILKTISLEE